One stretch of Akkermansia massiliensis DNA includes these proteins:
- a CDS encoding sulfatase, translating into MRPLKTIIAGTLVLLAAAPLTAQTKAAGNKKPNILFIITDDHAYQTLGTSKNDSPVSLPNFNKLGRQGMVFDRSYCANSLCGPSRACILTGRHSHMNGFVFNGQRPLDGSQPTYPKMLQKAGYQTGLFGKWHLESDPTGFDTWEIFPGQGSYYNPDFISLKPNGKRQTKRFPGYATDVVTDKSIQWLENRDKDKPFLLVVGHKAPHRAWCPALRHLGKVNTSKLTPPANFHDDYANRPEFLKKNQQTVARHMAIYSDLKVLKDQVPEDMRKSIVSPGYGWDLGELNRMTPEEKKTWTNYYAKRTKSLVDGMKSGKLKDPKAFAEWKWHAYMEDYLGCLLSVDDSIGRLMKYLDKEGLSKDTLVIYCGDQGFYMGEHGMYDKRWIFEESLRMPLIMRWPGKIPAGIRNTTMVQNIDYAPTIVSAAGADTPENMDTFQGVSLLPTAFTGKKPDNWRDAIYYCFYENPGEHNAPRHDGIRTDRYTLSYIWTSDEWMLFDMKKDPMQMKNVIDDPAYKSTVEQLKKRYNELRKAYKVPENCPGGKGTPIPKFDASW; encoded by the coding sequence ATGAGACCTTTGAAAACCATCATTGCCGGAACTCTGGTCCTGCTGGCGGCAGCTCCCCTCACAGCCCAGACCAAGGCTGCGGGGAATAAAAAGCCGAACATCCTTTTCATCATCACGGACGACCACGCCTACCAGACGCTGGGCACCTCCAAGAACGATTCCCCCGTCTCGCTGCCCAACTTCAACAAGCTGGGCAGACAAGGCATGGTCTTTGACCGCAGCTACTGCGCCAACTCCCTGTGCGGACCCTCCCGCGCCTGCATCCTGACCGGAAGACACTCCCACATGAACGGCTTCGTCTTCAACGGCCAGAGGCCGCTGGACGGCTCCCAGCCCACCTACCCGAAGATGCTGCAAAAAGCCGGCTACCAGACGGGCCTGTTCGGCAAATGGCATCTGGAATCAGACCCCACCGGCTTTGACACGTGGGAAATCTTCCCCGGCCAGGGCAGTTACTACAATCCGGATTTCATCAGCCTCAAGCCGAACGGGAAGCGCCAGACGAAGCGCTTCCCCGGCTACGCCACGGACGTGGTCACGGACAAATCCATCCAATGGCTGGAAAACCGGGACAAGGACAAGCCTTTCCTTCTCGTCGTAGGCCACAAGGCTCCTCACCGCGCCTGGTGCCCCGCCCTGCGCCATCTGGGCAAGGTAAACACGTCCAAGCTGACGCCGCCCGCCAACTTCCATGACGACTACGCCAACCGCCCGGAATTCCTGAAGAAAAACCAGCAGACCGTAGCCAGGCACATGGCGATTTATTCTGACCTCAAGGTGCTCAAGGACCAGGTGCCGGAAGACATGCGCAAGAGCATCGTCTCCCCCGGCTACGGCTGGGACCTGGGCGAACTGAACCGCATGACCCCGGAAGAAAAGAAAACCTGGACGAACTACTACGCCAAGCGCACCAAGTCCCTGGTGGACGGCATGAAATCCGGGAAGCTGAAAGACCCGAAAGCCTTCGCGGAATGGAAATGGCACGCCTACATGGAAGACTACCTGGGCTGCCTGCTTTCCGTGGACGACAGCATCGGACGCCTCATGAAATACCTGGACAAGGAAGGCCTTTCCAAAGACACGCTGGTCATCTACTGCGGCGACCAGGGCTTCTACATGGGCGAACACGGCATGTACGACAAGCGCTGGATTTTTGAGGAATCCCTCCGCATGCCCCTCATCATGAGATGGCCCGGAAAAATCCCCGCGGGCATCCGCAATACCACCATGGTGCAGAACATCGACTACGCTCCCACCATCGTTTCCGCAGCAGGAGCGGACACCCCGGAAAACATGGATACCTTCCAGGGCGTTTCCCTGCTTCCCACGGCCTTCACGGGCAAGAAGCCGGACAACTGGAGGGACGCCATCTACTACTGCTTCTACGAGAATCCTGGCGAACACAACGCCCCGCGCCACGACGGCATCCGGACGGACCGCTACACGCTCTCCTACATCTGGACCAGTGACGAATGGATGCTCTTTGACATGAAGAAGGATCCCATGCAGATGAAGAACGTCATTGACGATCCCGCCTACAAGTCCACCGTGGAACAGCTCAAGAAGCGCTACAACGAACTCCGCAAGGCGTACAAGGTCCCGGAAAACTGCCCCGGAGGAAAGGGAACGCCCATTCCCAAATTTGACGCTTCCTGGTAG
- a CDS encoding protoporphyrinogen/coproporphyrinogen oxidase has product MMKYAVIGAGVSGLSMAGMLLKKGHEVVVYEKDSRPGGLVKCAEVQGNLYHLVGGHVFNSRRQEVLDWFWSRFDRERDFVSARRRAVISLEGGAVVDYPIENHLDQFPEAVRSSIVHELLELYRNPPAEPSSLGEFFRNRFGKTLNDLYFTPYNNKVWRQDINGIAMDWLEDKLPMPTVAEILLNNIGRVNESAMVHSSFFYAKRGGSQFLADTLARGLKVRYRAEAADIRAQDGKWLVQGELFDRVVFTGNARQLADCFPGVDELRPFLPRISALRSHGTTSVLCRIDPNGYSWIYMPSPDHRSHRIICTGNFSRNNNNGDITTATIEFSEQMTEEEIRRQLELIPFSPSYLAHHWEEYTYPVQDASSRALIRELKECLEPRGIYLLGRFAEWEYYNMDAAIGAAMDLDKRLDAELQP; this is encoded by the coding sequence ATGATGAAATATGCTGTGATCGGAGCCGGAGTTTCCGGATTGTCCATGGCCGGAATGCTCTTGAAAAAGGGGCATGAGGTAGTGGTTTACGAGAAGGACAGCCGCCCCGGCGGCCTAGTCAAGTGCGCGGAGGTGCAGGGCAATTTGTACCACCTGGTAGGCGGTCATGTGTTCAATTCCCGGCGGCAGGAGGTATTGGACTGGTTCTGGTCCCGGTTTGACAGGGAGCGTGATTTTGTTTCCGCCCGCCGCCGTGCCGTCATTTCCCTGGAGGGCGGGGCTGTGGTGGATTATCCCATTGAGAACCATCTCGACCAGTTTCCGGAGGCCGTCCGTTCCTCCATCGTCCATGAACTGCTGGAGCTTTACAGGAATCCCCCTGCGGAACCCAGTTCCCTGGGAGAATTTTTCCGGAACCGTTTCGGGAAGACCCTGAACGACCTTTATTTCACGCCCTACAACAACAAGGTGTGGCGGCAGGACATCAACGGAATCGCCATGGACTGGCTGGAAGACAAGCTGCCCATGCCGACCGTGGCGGAAATCCTGTTGAATAACATTGGTCGCGTCAACGAAAGCGCCATGGTGCACAGCTCCTTCTTTTATGCAAAGCGCGGCGGCTCCCAGTTCCTGGCGGATACGCTGGCGCGCGGCCTGAAGGTCAGGTACCGGGCGGAGGCTGCGGACATCCGTGCGCAGGATGGAAAATGGCTCGTGCAGGGAGAATTGTTTGACCGGGTTGTTTTTACAGGGAATGCCAGGCAGCTTGCGGACTGCTTTCCCGGCGTGGATGAACTCCGTCCGTTCCTTCCCCGGATTTCGGCATTGCGCTCCCACGGCACCACCTCCGTGCTGTGCCGGATTGACCCCAACGGCTATAGCTGGATTTACATGCCCTCCCCGGACCACCGTTCCCACCGCATCATCTGCACGGGGAATTTTTCCAGGAACAACAATAACGGAGACATTACCACCGCCACCATTGAGTTTTCCGAGCAAATGACGGAAGAGGAAATCAGGCGGCAGTTGGAGCTTATTCCCTTTTCCCCCTCCTACCTGGCCCATCACTGGGAGGAATATACCTATCCCGTGCAGGATGCGTCCAGCCGGGCCCTGATCCGGGAGCTGAAGGAGTGCCTGGAACCCAGGGGCATTTACCTGCTGGGGCGTTTTGCGGAGTGGGAGTATTATAACATGGATGCGGCTATCGGCGCCGCCATGGACCTGGATAAGCGGCTGGACGCGGAGCTTCAACCATAA
- the ahcY gene encoding adenosylhomocysteinase, with amino-acid sequence MFSETEQYKVRDISLADFGRKELDIAEHEMPGLMAVREKYADARPLEGVRIMGSLHMTVQTAVLIETLTALGASVRWASCNIFSTQDHAAAAIAKSGTPVFAWKGETLREYWDCTWKAMNFPDGLGPQLIVDDGGDATLLIHRGYEMEEGSGWVNTPSESEEEEVIKDLLKKIAAETPGIFHRWLPELKGVSEETTTGVHRLYQMQAAGRLLIPAINVNDSVTKSKFDNLYGCRESLVDGIKRATDVMIAGKVAVVCGYGDVGKGCAQSLRGMGAQVVVTEIDPICALQAAMEGYRVLTVEDTLGWADIYVTTTGNCGIIRIEHMEKMKDQAIVCNIGHFDNEIQVHKLQTYPGIKHLNIKPQVDRYTFPSGNSLYLLAEGRLVNLGCATGHPSFVMSNSFANQVLAQLELWNTRENRPVGVEVLPKVLDEEVARLHLGKIGCKLTVLRPEQADYIGVPVEGPYKPDFYRY; translated from the coding sequence ATGTTTTCAGAAACGGAACAATACAAGGTGCGCGATATCAGCCTGGCGGATTTCGGACGCAAGGAACTGGACATTGCGGAACATGAAATGCCCGGCCTGATGGCCGTGCGTGAAAAGTACGCGGACGCCAGGCCCCTGGAGGGCGTGCGCATCATGGGCTCCCTGCATATGACGGTGCAGACGGCCGTGCTGATTGAAACGCTGACGGCCCTGGGCGCCTCCGTGCGCTGGGCCAGCTGCAATATTTTCTCCACCCAGGACCACGCCGCCGCCGCGATTGCCAAATCCGGCACGCCCGTGTTCGCCTGGAAGGGGGAAACGCTCCGGGAATACTGGGACTGCACCTGGAAGGCCATGAACTTTCCGGACGGTCTGGGGCCGCAATTGATTGTGGACGACGGCGGAGACGCCACCCTGCTCATCCACCGCGGGTATGAGATGGAGGAAGGTTCCGGCTGGGTGAACACCCCGTCGGAGTCGGAAGAAGAGGAAGTCATCAAGGACCTCCTGAAAAAGATCGCCGCGGAAACGCCCGGCATTTTCCACCGCTGGCTGCCTGAGCTGAAGGGCGTTTCCGAGGAAACGACCACGGGCGTGCACCGCCTGTACCAGATGCAGGCCGCGGGCCGCCTGCTGATTCCGGCCATCAACGTGAACGATTCCGTGACCAAGTCCAAGTTTGACAACCTGTACGGCTGCCGCGAGTCCCTGGTGGACGGCATCAAGCGCGCCACGGACGTCATGATCGCCGGCAAGGTGGCCGTGGTCTGCGGCTACGGGGACGTGGGCAAGGGCTGCGCCCAGTCCCTGCGCGGCATGGGCGCCCAGGTGGTCGTGACGGAAATAGACCCCATCTGCGCGCTCCAGGCCGCCATGGAAGGCTACCGCGTGCTGACGGTGGAGGACACGCTGGGCTGGGCGGACATTTACGTAACCACCACGGGGAACTGCGGCATCATCCGCATTGAGCACATGGAAAAGATGAAGGACCAGGCCATTGTGTGCAACATCGGCCACTTCGACAATGAAATCCAGGTGCACAAGCTCCAGACCTATCCCGGCATTAAACACCTGAACATCAAGCCGCAAGTGGACCGTTACACGTTCCCGTCCGGCAACAGCCTGTACCTGCTGGCGGAAGGCCGCCTGGTCAACCTGGGCTGCGCCACGGGGCACCCCAGCTTCGTGATGTCCAACAGCTTCGCCAACCAGGTTCTGGCGCAGCTGGAACTGTGGAATACCCGTGAAAACCGCCCCGTGGGCGTGGAAGTGCTTCCCAAGGTGCTGGATGAAGAGGTGGCGCGCCTGCACCTCGGCAAGATCGGCTGCAAGCTTACCGTCCTGCGTCCGGAACAGGCGGACTACATCGGCGTTCCGGTGGAAGGCCCGTACAAGCCGGACTTTTACAGGTATTGA
- the metK gene encoding methionine adenosyltransferase: MSKNNPHIFTSESVGEGHPDKVADYISDSILDACLAQDKTSRVACETLVKSNMVIIAGELTTKAVINPEKIARQAIREIGYCNRQDDDVFHADTVFFTNLLTEQSPDIAQGVDAREAEGKGHAEQGAGDQGIMFGFATNETPELLPAPIVFAHKLLMELAKRRKRGHVDWLRPDCKSQVAVAYDEAGRPVHIENVVISTQHTEEVDHDTIYNYCVRLIKTVLPAELLDDRTEYFINPTGKFVVGGPHGDSGLTGRKIIVDTYGGMGRHGGGAFSGKDPSKVDRSAAYMCRWVAKHIVAAGLADKCELQVAYAIGYPTPVSIRVDTFGTGKVEEKAIESALEGIFSFKPADMVDQLDLLRPIYRKTTHYGHFTNPELPWEQLDETRLASLKQLLH; this comes from the coding sequence ATGAGTAAAAACAACCCTCACATCTTCACGTCGGAATCCGTTGGAGAAGGCCATCCGGACAAGGTGGCCGACTACATTTCCGACTCTATTTTAGACGCCTGCCTGGCTCAAGACAAAACTAGCCGCGTCGCGTGCGAAACTTTGGTGAAGAGCAACATGGTCATCATCGCCGGAGAGCTGACGACCAAGGCGGTAATCAATCCGGAAAAGATCGCCCGCCAGGCCATCCGGGAGATCGGGTACTGCAACCGGCAGGACGACGACGTGTTCCATGCGGATACCGTCTTTTTCACGAACCTGCTCACGGAACAGTCTCCGGACATCGCCCAGGGCGTGGACGCGCGGGAAGCGGAGGGCAAGGGCCACGCGGAGCAGGGCGCCGGGGACCAGGGCATCATGTTCGGCTTCGCGACGAACGAGACGCCGGAGCTGCTGCCGGCCCCCATCGTGTTCGCCCACAAGCTGCTCATGGAACTGGCCAAGCGCCGCAAGCGCGGGCATGTGGACTGGCTGCGACCGGATTGCAAGTCCCAGGTGGCCGTGGCCTATGATGAGGCCGGACGCCCCGTGCATATTGAGAACGTGGTTATCTCCACCCAGCACACGGAGGAAGTGGACCATGATACGATTTACAATTACTGCGTCAGACTCATTAAGACCGTGCTTCCTGCGGAACTGCTGGATGACAGGACGGAGTACTTCATCAATCCCACGGGGAAATTCGTGGTGGGCGGCCCCCACGGGGATTCCGGCCTGACGGGCCGCAAGATCATTGTGGATACGTACGGCGGCATGGGCCGCCACGGCGGCGGCGCCTTCTCCGGGAAGGACCCGTCCAAGGTGGACCGTTCCGCGGCGTACATGTGCCGCTGGGTCGCCAAACACATCGTAGCCGCCGGGCTGGCGGACAAGTGTGAATTGCAGGTGGCCTACGCCATCGGCTACCCCACCCCCGTTTCCATCCGGGTGGATACCTTCGGCACCGGAAAGGTGGAGGAAAAAGCCATTGAAAGCGCGCTGGAAGGCATTTTCTCCTTCAAGCCTGCGGACATGGTGGACCAGCTCGACCTGCTGCGACCCATTTACCGGAAGACGACGCACTACGGGCATTTCACCAATCCGGAGCTTCCCTGGGAACAACTGGACGAAACGCGCCTGGCCTCCCTGAAACAACTTCTTCATTAA
- a CDS encoding ArsR/SmtB family transcription factor, with translation MKSILKTLKLLTDPTRLRIINVLNEESLSVAELQEILGMGQSRISTQLAQLRQEGVVEDTRSGKNVFYTLSLANDLHNVALKACEELPEAETDKKALQVILDKRKNRTQAYFDEVVCRLGKNYAPGRSWKALAGALLRILNYDVVADLGAGEGFVSQLISPSAKQVIAVDNSPSMVELGQELARKHGLDNLEYRLGDIETPPIDPGTVDLALLSQALHHAQKPVKALEAAWNILKPGGCLVVLDLLQHGQEEARELYADRWLGFTPAALESMLKEAGFRNIHTDIVDREPEPPHFQTLMAAAWKP, from the coding sequence ATGAAGTCAATCCTAAAAACGCTCAAACTCCTGACGGACCCCACCCGCCTGCGCATCATCAACGTTCTGAATGAAGAATCCCTGAGCGTTGCGGAGCTCCAGGAAATTCTCGGCATGGGGCAGAGCCGCATCTCCACGCAGCTTGCCCAGCTCCGGCAGGAAGGAGTGGTGGAGGACACCCGCTCCGGGAAAAACGTTTTTTACACCCTCTCCCTGGCCAACGACCTGCACAACGTGGCCCTGAAAGCCTGCGAGGAACTGCCGGAGGCGGAAACGGACAAAAAAGCCCTCCAGGTCATTCTGGACAAGCGCAAGAACCGCACGCAGGCCTACTTTGATGAAGTCGTTTGCCGCCTGGGCAAGAACTACGCTCCGGGCCGTTCCTGGAAGGCGCTGGCCGGAGCCCTGCTCCGCATCCTGAATTATGACGTGGTGGCGGACCTGGGCGCCGGGGAAGGCTTCGTCTCCCAGCTCATTTCCCCCAGCGCCAAGCAGGTGATCGCCGTGGACAACTCCCCCAGCATGGTGGAACTGGGGCAGGAACTGGCGCGCAAGCACGGGCTGGACAATCTGGAATACCGCCTGGGCGACATTGAAACGCCGCCCATTGATCCCGGCACCGTGGACCTGGCCCTGCTCAGCCAGGCCCTGCACCATGCCCAAAAGCCGGTCAAGGCCCTGGAAGCCGCCTGGAACATCCTGAAACCCGGAGGCTGCCTGGTCGTTCTGGACCTGCTCCAGCACGGGCAGGAGGAAGCCCGCGAACTCTATGCGGACCGCTGGCTGGGCTTCACGCCCGCCGCTCTGGAAAGCATGCTCAAGGAAGCCGGCTTCCGGAACATCCATACGGACATTGTGGACAGGGAACCGGAACCTCCCCATTTCCAGACCCTGATGGCCGCCGCCTGGAAACCGTAA
- a CDS encoding tetratricopeptide repeat protein: MSIKSALIISGAVLAAALGIYWIAAPREACPEELYRQYMELSPFEQFDQKEKLLKKAAQAGCVPAMRQMADHNFISKNDLKVDEYNYWIKKAADHGSPQAQYEAFTECISENPSEVLAYLIQADRQSYAPASLELGRLYACGDEEYGIMRDERKAMEFYQKAAALNNPEALYLLYLMGKLEIPSREEAERHPDAYARYLQQAQRQKAFPIMPAAMDGEVPANRQSRERIREVLKTYLPQNPKAVEWIQQNYR; encoded by the coding sequence GTGAGCATTAAATCCGCATTAATCATTTCAGGCGCCGTCCTCGCTGCCGCCCTGGGCATTTACTGGATAGCCGCCCCGAGGGAAGCCTGTCCCGAGGAACTGTACCGGCAATACATGGAGCTCTCCCCCTTTGAGCAATTTGACCAGAAGGAGAAACTGTTGAAAAAAGCGGCGCAGGCTGGCTGCGTTCCCGCCATGCGCCAAATGGCGGATCATAACTTCATCTCCAAAAACGATCTCAAAGTCGATGAATACAATTACTGGATCAAAAAAGCGGCGGACCATGGAAGCCCGCAGGCCCAGTATGAAGCCTTCACGGAATGCATTTCCGAAAACCCTTCCGAAGTCCTCGCCTATCTGATACAGGCGGACAGACAGTCTTATGCTCCCGCCTCCCTGGAACTGGGACGGCTGTATGCCTGCGGAGACGAAGAATACGGCATCATGCGGGATGAACGGAAAGCCATGGAGTTTTACCAAAAAGCAGCCGCGCTGAATAACCCGGAGGCCCTTTACCTGCTCTACCTGATGGGAAAACTGGAAATTCCGTCCAGGGAGGAGGCGGAACGGCACCCGGACGCCTATGCCCGCTATCTTCAACAGGCGCAGCGGCAGAAAGCGTTCCCGATCATGCCTGCCGCCATGGACGGAGAGGTCCCCGCGAACCGTCAATCCAGGGAGCGTATCAGGGAAGTTTTAAAAACCTACCTGCCGCAAAACCCGAAAGCCGTTGAATGGATTCAACAAAACTACAGGTGA
- a CDS encoding MFS transporter: MNESANPIIKYFSEFKILKTVSKDFWLTNVVQFFDGMAYFSLITVFVLYLTDYCSFNDADAALWVGLYTLFISAFVFAVGSICDIIGIRRTYLIGFIILIAGRLIMGFGPDLSPTVDSGRLVVMTGILIMSFGTAFMSPVIQTSIRRFAPLNARATGFNIYYLLMNIAAVIANVFLIEFFRKHFGAVDGGYWIINFGTLMVLLGCITTRFIDEDNYAEPSEKEANLKAPLRRPLQLFREVWKESAFRKLILFLVLTMGVRIVFTLQFLVMPKYYVRTLYDDFAIGSINAINPAIIVSGLILLIPVLGRFSTVSLMIVGMSISAFSLVFMAIPIEWYYLVPGIETRSQAYLVAIVTQILVFAFGELLFSPRFSEYVARVAPKDKVASYMSLAALPMFIAKPINGIIGGLLVAYLCYDGICAKMDTGHIGFWDSPEFMWTIYLAMAVISPIAIIMTRKTITSDHPEEDADSPPIAAIETEMDPAVTAEELTEANS; encoded by the coding sequence ATGAACGAGTCCGCCAACCCTATCATCAAGTACTTTTCCGAGTTCAAAATCCTAAAAACCGTATCTAAAGATTTCTGGCTCACCAACGTCGTCCAGTTCTTTGACGGCATGGCCTACTTCTCCCTGATTACGGTATTTGTCCTCTACCTGACGGACTATTGCAGTTTCAACGATGCGGACGCGGCCCTGTGGGTGGGGCTGTACACCCTGTTCATCTCCGCCTTCGTCTTTGCGGTGGGTTCCATCTGCGACATCATCGGCATACGGCGCACGTACCTGATCGGCTTCATCATCCTCATCGCCGGGCGTCTCATCATGGGATTCGGGCCGGATCTGAGCCCCACCGTGGACTCCGGGAGGCTGGTGGTCATGACGGGGATTCTGATCATGTCCTTCGGCACGGCGTTCATGTCACCCGTCATCCAGACCTCCATCCGGCGCTTCGCCCCGCTGAATGCGCGCGCCACGGGGTTCAATATTTATTATCTGCTGATGAACATTGCCGCCGTGATCGCGAACGTATTCCTGATTGAATTCTTCCGCAAGCACTTCGGCGCCGTGGACGGCGGCTACTGGATCATCAACTTCGGCACGCTGATGGTGCTGCTGGGCTGCATTACCACCCGCTTCATTGACGAAGACAACTACGCGGAACCCAGTGAAAAGGAGGCCAACCTGAAAGCGCCCCTCCGGCGGCCCCTGCAGCTTTTCCGGGAAGTGTGGAAGGAATCCGCCTTCCGCAAGCTCATCCTCTTCCTGGTGCTGACCATGGGCGTGCGCATCGTCTTCACGCTGCAATTCCTGGTCATGCCCAAATACTACGTGCGCACCCTGTATGATGACTTTGCCATCGGCTCCATCAATGCCATCAACCCGGCCATCATCGTCTCCGGCCTCATCCTGCTCATTCCGGTGCTGGGACGCTTCTCCACCGTCAGCCTCATGATCGTGGGCATGTCCATTTCCGCTTTCTCCCTTGTCTTCATGGCCATTCCCATTGAATGGTACTATTTGGTGCCCGGCATTGAAACGCGCTCCCAGGCGTATCTGGTAGCCATTGTGACGCAGATTCTGGTGTTCGCGTTCGGGGAACTGCTGTTCTCCCCCCGCTTCTCGGAATATGTGGCCCGCGTGGCGCCCAAGGACAAGGTGGCCTCCTACATGTCCCTGGCGGCATTGCCCATGTTCATTGCCAAGCCCATCAACGGCATCATCGGCGGCCTGCTGGTCGCCTACCTCTGCTACGACGGCATCTGCGCCAAGATGGATACCGGGCACATCGGCTTCTGGGATTCACCCGAATTCATGTGGACCATTTACCTGGCCATGGCCGTCATCAGCCCCATCGCCATCATCATGACCCGCAAGACCATCACCTCCGACCATCCGGAGGAAGATGCGGACTCCCCGCCCATTGCGGCCATTGAAACGGAAATGGACCCCGCCGTTACGGCGGAAGAACTCACGGAAGCCAACTCCTAA
- a CDS encoding ankyrin repeat domain-containing protein, with translation MNQHTRNIIVDSLILVAFSSILGGISLVVSKSFSGDPNPALDLITVMKKAEAKEVNASSEQEEQEARVKGMKEFDQTLEEGEQLAAKEGKAFVNMTDPHGRTPVMWVCYANYNNIETTLKLEAKRAPYLGRLLEDPRVEIDQKDKDGWTALHWASWSGLDRLSDMLIEKKADINNREGNGFTPLMLAAMRGNFQVAALLLEKGADMNAVNKFGKNALQLAEEGALAYQSSFDLTKTEVSKAPVNTFAQAYEKAVAALSPEHAPEFMEAMKKAVGRQSFVETEYVLQLITRSLISKNLFTEEQAGKFKEEITGAVAEKSQIIDVRGVAFEHTVDLLRKAAGK, from the coding sequence ATGAACCAGCACACGCGCAACATCATTGTGGACTCCCTCATCCTGGTGGCTTTCAGTTCCATTCTGGGCGGGATTAGCCTGGTGGTTTCCAAATCCTTCTCCGGAGACCCCAATCCGGCCCTGGACCTCATCACCGTGATGAAAAAGGCGGAGGCCAAGGAAGTCAATGCCTCCTCTGAACAGGAGGAACAGGAAGCCAGAGTCAAGGGAATGAAGGAATTCGACCAAACTCTGGAAGAAGGGGAACAACTGGCGGCGAAGGAAGGAAAAGCCTTCGTCAACATGACGGACCCCCACGGCAGAACGCCCGTCATGTGGGTGTGCTACGCCAACTACAACAACATTGAAACCACGCTGAAGCTGGAAGCCAAGCGTGCGCCCTACCTGGGACGCCTGCTGGAAGACCCCCGCGTGGAAATCGACCAGAAGGACAAGGACGGATGGACCGCCCTGCACTGGGCTTCCTGGAGCGGGCTGGACCGCTTGTCCGACATGCTGATTGAAAAGAAGGCGGACATCAACAACCGGGAAGGCAACGGCTTTACGCCGCTGATGCTGGCGGCCATGCGCGGCAACTTCCAGGTGGCGGCCCTGCTGCTGGAAAAAGGGGCGGACATGAATGCCGTCAACAAATTCGGCAAGAACGCCCTTCAACTGGCGGAGGAAGGGGCCCTTGCCTACCAATCCAGCTTTGACCTGACCAAGACGGAAGTTTCCAAGGCCCCGGTGAACACCTTTGCACAGGCTTATGAAAAAGCCGTTGCAGCCCTCTCGCCTGAACACGCCCCCGAATTCATGGAAGCCATGAAAAAGGCGGTAGGCCGCCAGTCCTTTGTGGAAACGGAGTACGTTCTCCAGCTCATTACGCGCTCCCTGATCTCCAAAAACCTGTTCACGGAGGAACAGGCCGGAAAATTCAAGGAGGAAATCACCGGGGCCGTAGCGGAAAAATCCCAGATCATTGACGTGCGCGGCGTAGCCTTTGAACACACCGTGGACCTGCTCCGTAAAGCGGCTGGGAAATAA